A region from the Caloenas nicobarica isolate bCalNic1 chromosome 11, bCalNic1.hap1, whole genome shotgun sequence genome encodes:
- the THUMPD3 gene encoding tRNA (guanine(6)-N2)-methyltransferase THUMP3 isoform X1, producing MAGTEAAGGAQGPTEEGAELAAVIGATVPTGFELTAAAEVQEKLGSASRISRDRGKIYFEVPAGALPQVHRLRSVDNLFVVVQEFKDYQFKESKEDALKDLEDLVKKLPWSDPLKVWELNNSLKKKKTKRKKHNLQRTASKEKLNEDGAEEGAAHKDVSAEEDGAPGTAGTEPTSGQDTEETAGQAPQNGEEEENEQSDAKDELQAGPGSETKAGEGKVGEGDAKVLKFRVTCNRAGDRHGFTSNEAARDFGGAVQEHFQWKADMTNFDVEVLLNIHNNEVVVGIALTEESLHRRNITHFGPTTLRSTLAYGMLRLCDPQPTDIIVDPMCGTGAIPIEGATEWPSCYHIAGDNNPQAVKRAANNICSLLKKNENKESSTPPGIPLDIIQWDICNLPLRTGSVDIIVTDMPFGKRIGSKKKNWDLYPACLLEMGRICAPGTGRAVLLTQDKKCFAKALSRVGHIWRKAQTVWVNVGGLHAAVYLLKRTWERAEEKRSFW from the exons aTGGCGGGAACGGAGGCGGCCGGCGGCGCTCAGGGCCCGACCGAGGAGGGCGCGGAGCTGGCGGCCGTGATCGGCGCCACCGTGCCCACCGGGTTCGAGCTGACGGCGGCCGCCGAGGTGCAGGAGAAGCTGGGCTCGGCCTCCCGGATCAGCAGGGACCGGGGCAAGATCTACTTCGAGGTGCCGGCCGGGGCGCTGCCGCAG GTGCACCGCCTCAGATCAGTGGATAATTTATTTGTGGTCGTTCAGGAGTTCAAAGACTATCAATTTAAAGAGAGCAAG gaAGATGCCCTAAAGGATTTGGAAGATTTGGTTAAAAAGCTGCCTTGGTCTGATCCGTTGAAAGTGTGGGAGCTGAACAAcagcttgaaaaagaaaaagacaaaacgCAAAAAACATAATCTGCAGAGAACAGCGAGCAAAGAGAAACTGAATGAGGATGGAGCggaggaaggagcagctcaCAAAGACGTCAGTGCAGAGGAGGACGGTGCCCCAGGCACTGCGGGGACAGAACCCACCAGCGGGCAGGACACCGAGGAGACAGCGGGACAGGCACCCCaaaatggggaggaggaggagaacgaACAGTCGGATGCTAAAGACGAGTTGCAGGCGGGTCCTGGGAGCGAGACCAAGGCCGGTGAGGGTAAGGTGGGCGAAGGGGACGCAAAGGTGCTGAAGTTCCGTGTGACGTGCAATCGAGCGGGGGACAGGCACGGCTTCACGTCCAACGAGGCTGCGAGGGACTTCGGCGGGGCCGTGCAGGAGCACTTCCAGTGGAAAGCCGACATGACCAACTTTGACGTGGAG gttcTTCTGAATATTCACAACAATGAAGTAGTTGTGGGCATTGCATTAACTGAAGAGAGTcttcacagaagaaatattaCGCATTTTGGACCCACAACTCTTCGTTCAACTCTCGCCTATGGCATGCTTAG ACTGTGTGACCCGCAGCCAACAGATATCATCGTGGATCCCATGTGCGGTACAGGTGCAATACCAATCGAG GGAGCTACAGAATGGCCCAGCTGCTACCACATTGCTGGTGATAACAACCCACAGGCTGTAAAGAGAGCAGCAAACAACATCTGTTCTCTGCTAAAGAAAAACGAGAATAAGGAAAG CAGCACTCCCCCGGGCATACCCTTAGACATCATCCAGTGGGACATCTGCAACCTGCCCCTGCGCACCGGCTCTGTGGACATCATTGTGACCGACATGCCGTTTGGGAAGAG GATAGGGTCAAAGAAGAAGAACTGGGATCTCTATCCCGCCTGCCTGCTGGAGATGGGGCGGATCTGCGCGCCGGGGACCGGCCGGGCCGTGCTGCTCACGCAGGACAAGAAGTGCTTTGCCAAG GCCTTGTCGCGAGTGGGACACATCTGGCGCAAAGCTCAGACCGTCTGGGTGAACGTCGGGGGACTTCATGCTGCTGTGTATCTTCTGAAACGCACCTGGGAGagggcagaggaaaagagaTCATTCTGGTAA
- the IRAK2 gene encoding interleukin-1 receptor-associated kinase-like 2 isoform X2 yields MAAAGTKGALKRDCEAMTLQQPPLAPRGASAPVLYVHSMPAWVLEDFCRKMDCLSDYDWMRFASYVITDQTELRKIKCLEKTGISITRELMWWWGVRLATVPQLLDLLQGLQLYRAAQVILDWTSASNINITSSEKEELVEPPKQENIPVTPPENKTREREREISPMPSPDSSHPGVSPAASGTVSEGALYSLPSPPPPPRDLLTSLQSNPPVSSSVKPCSSSAPQQETMTDLPSGSLLWTQREVTAATNSFSDKSRICEGTFADVYKGQRNNILYVIKRLKEMECTSPNSTQRFFHTEVQICFRCCHVNILQLLGFSVETGLHCLIYPYLPNGSLQNKLQCRDDSAPLTWETRISISIGLIRAVEYLHNSGILHGNIKSSNVLLDENLTPKLGHSGLRLYSADKKSECAVMKTKVLQASLTYLPEDFVRHGQLTAKVDVFSCGVVLAEILTGIKALDEGRHPIYLKDMIADEIQTAKESSHSKVKSVEKLAAKEICCKYLDRNAGHLLEEVAIDFASAICFCLRKKNSSIAEVLEIMEMAENKLREHYICGSSISGFSMNTPEETDDEIASVSTDIPSAGESRGASAQAAMPSSATPRTALLGAPSPHMDCGQLSRVPCESDESTSFIWNPSDRSTDELPGSSCNNSENTAASDYRTKQEKPANGLQERNAACGKREDVFAAAAAAQSTLRQTDAELDSSCSSQVARETSWKIKINDKKKKLMENILLYEEDKLNSSELFES; encoded by the exons ATGGCCGCGGCAGGGACAAAGGGCGCTCTGAAGCGGGACTGTGAGGCCATGACCCTGCAGCAGCCGCCCCTGGCCCCTCGCGGGGCCTCGGCCCCGGTGCTGTACGTGCACAGCATGCCGGCCTGGGTGCTGGAGGATTTCTGTCGCAAGATGGACTGCCTCAGCGACTACGACTGGATGCGGTTCG CCTCCTACGTGATAACTGATCAAACAGAGCTACGGAAAATCAAGTGCCTGGAGAAGACGGGGATCAGCATCACGCGGGAGCTGATGTGGTGGTGGGGAGTGAGGCTGGCGACGGTGCCGCAGCTCCTGGacctgctgcaggggctgcagctctaCCGGGCGGCCCAGGTCATCCTGGACT GGACATCAGCCTCTAACATTAACATTACCAGCTCTGAAAAAGAAGAGCTGGTAGAGCCTCCTAAGCAGGAGAACATACCTGTAACTCCCCCGGAAAACAAAacgagagagagagaaagagagataaGTCCGATGCCATCACCAGACTCTTCACATCCGGGAGTATCACCAGCAG CTTCAGGTACTGTTTCTGAAGGAGCCTTGTATTCACTCCCTTCTCCACCACCTCCCCCAAGAGACCTTTTGACATCCTTGCAGTCAAACCCTCCTGTTTCATCAAGTGTGAAG CcttgcagctcttctgctcctcagcaggagACAATGACGGATCTCCCCAGCGGGAGTCTCCTGTGGACACAGAGGGAAGTCACTGCTGCCACCAACAGCTTCAGCGACAAGAGCAGGATTTGTGAAGGTACTTTTGCAGATGTCTACAAAGGTCAGAGGAACAACATACTGTATGTCATCAAAAGACTGAAAGAG atggaATGCACAAGCCCAAATTCCACCCAGAGATTCTTTCATACAGAAGTACAGATTTGCTTTCG GTGTTGTCATGTCAACATTTTGCAGCTGCTGGGTTTCTCAGTAGAAACTGGATTGCACTGTCTGATATATCCATACCTACCTAATGGATCACTGCAAAACAAACTTCAGTGTCGA GATGACTCTGCTCCACTGACTTGGGAGACACGAATTAGCATTTCCATAGGTCTCATCCGAGCTGTAGAGTATTTACATAATTCTGGAATTCTTCATGGGAATATCAAAAG CTCGAATGTCTTGCTGGATGAAAACCTTACACCAAAGCTTGGACATTCAGGTCTGCGATTGTATTCTGCTGATAAAAAATCAGAATGTGCTGTGATGAAAACCAAAGTCCTGCAGGCTTCTCTTACCTACTTGCCGGAAGATTTTGTCAGACACGGGCAGTTAACAGCAAAAGTTGATGTATTCAGCTGTGGTGTG GTCTTAGCAGAGATACTGACAGGGATTAAGGCATTGGACGAAGGAAGACACCCTATTTATCTG AAAGATATGATTGCTGATGAAAttcaaacagcaaaagaaagctCACACTCCAAAGTAAAAAGTGTTGAAAAGCTGGCTGCCAAGGAAATATGCTGTAAATATCTAGACAGGAACGCAGGACACTTGCTGGAAGAGGTTGCTATTGATTTTGCCTCAGCCATCTGCTTTTGTCTGAGAAAGAAGAATTCAAGCATAGCAGag GTGCTCGAAATTATGGAAAtggctgaaaataaattaagagaGCATTACATCTGTGGAAGCAGCATTTCTGGCTTCTCCATGAACACTCCAGAAGAAACTGATGACGAGATAGCCAGTGTCAGCACAGACATTCCTTCTgcaggggagagcagagggGCCAGCGCGCAGGCAGCGATGCCGAGCAGTGCCACCCCGCGCACAGCGCTGCTGGGAGCCCCATCGCCCCACATGGACTGCGGACAGCTGTCCAGGGTCCCTTGTGAGTCTGATGAGTCAACCAGCTTTATCTGGAATCCTTCAGACAGATCTACAGATGagctgcctggcagcagctgcaacaATTCCGAAAACACGGCAGCCTCTGATTACAGGACCAAGCAGGAGAAACCTGCAAACGGACTCCAGGAAAGGAATGCAGCATGTGGTAAACGTGAGGACGTCTtcgcagcagcagctgctgcacagagcACCTTGCGACAAACCGACGCAGAGCTTGACTCTTCGTGCTCCTCACAAG taGCCAGAGAGACATCttggaaaataaagataaatgataaaaaaaagaagctcatggaaaatattttgctgtatgAAGAAGACAAATTAAACAGTTCTGAACTTTTTGAATCATAA
- the THUMPD3 gene encoding tRNA (guanine(6)-N2)-methyltransferase THUMP3 isoform X2 produces MAGTEAAGGAQGPTEEGAELAAVIGATVPTGFELTAAAEVQEKLGSASRISRDRGKIYFEVPAGALPQVHRLRSVDNLFVVVQEFKDYQFKESKEDALKDLEDLVKKLPWSDPLKVWELNNSLKKKKTKRKKHNLQRTASKEKLNEDGAEEGAAHKDVSAEEDGAPGTAGTEPTSGQDTEETAGQAPQNGEEEENEQSDAKDELQAGPGSETKAGEGKVGEGDAKVLKFRVTCNRAGDRHGFTSNEAARDFGGAVQEHFQWKADMTNFDVEVLLNIHNNEVVVGIALTEESLHRRNITHFGPTTLRSTLAYGMLRLCDPQPTDIIVDPMCGTGAIPIEGATEWPSCYHIAGDNNPQAVKRAANNICSLLKKNENKESTPPGIPLDIIQWDICNLPLRTGSVDIIVTDMPFGKRIGSKKKNWDLYPACLLEMGRICAPGTGRAVLLTQDKKCFAKALSRVGHIWRKAQTVWVNVGGLHAAVYLLKRTWERAEEKRSFW; encoded by the exons aTGGCGGGAACGGAGGCGGCCGGCGGCGCTCAGGGCCCGACCGAGGAGGGCGCGGAGCTGGCGGCCGTGATCGGCGCCACCGTGCCCACCGGGTTCGAGCTGACGGCGGCCGCCGAGGTGCAGGAGAAGCTGGGCTCGGCCTCCCGGATCAGCAGGGACCGGGGCAAGATCTACTTCGAGGTGCCGGCCGGGGCGCTGCCGCAG GTGCACCGCCTCAGATCAGTGGATAATTTATTTGTGGTCGTTCAGGAGTTCAAAGACTATCAATTTAAAGAGAGCAAG gaAGATGCCCTAAAGGATTTGGAAGATTTGGTTAAAAAGCTGCCTTGGTCTGATCCGTTGAAAGTGTGGGAGCTGAACAAcagcttgaaaaagaaaaagacaaaacgCAAAAAACATAATCTGCAGAGAACAGCGAGCAAAGAGAAACTGAATGAGGATGGAGCggaggaaggagcagctcaCAAAGACGTCAGTGCAGAGGAGGACGGTGCCCCAGGCACTGCGGGGACAGAACCCACCAGCGGGCAGGACACCGAGGAGACAGCGGGACAGGCACCCCaaaatggggaggaggaggagaacgaACAGTCGGATGCTAAAGACGAGTTGCAGGCGGGTCCTGGGAGCGAGACCAAGGCCGGTGAGGGTAAGGTGGGCGAAGGGGACGCAAAGGTGCTGAAGTTCCGTGTGACGTGCAATCGAGCGGGGGACAGGCACGGCTTCACGTCCAACGAGGCTGCGAGGGACTTCGGCGGGGCCGTGCAGGAGCACTTCCAGTGGAAAGCCGACATGACCAACTTTGACGTGGAG gttcTTCTGAATATTCACAACAATGAAGTAGTTGTGGGCATTGCATTAACTGAAGAGAGTcttcacagaagaaatattaCGCATTTTGGACCCACAACTCTTCGTTCAACTCTCGCCTATGGCATGCTTAG ACTGTGTGACCCGCAGCCAACAGATATCATCGTGGATCCCATGTGCGGTACAGGTGCAATACCAATCGAG GGAGCTACAGAATGGCCCAGCTGCTACCACATTGCTGGTGATAACAACCCACAGGCTGTAAAGAGAGCAGCAAACAACATCTGTTCTCTGCTAAAGAAAAACGAGAATAAGGAAAG CACTCCCCCGGGCATACCCTTAGACATCATCCAGTGGGACATCTGCAACCTGCCCCTGCGCACCGGCTCTGTGGACATCATTGTGACCGACATGCCGTTTGGGAAGAG GATAGGGTCAAAGAAGAAGAACTGGGATCTCTATCCCGCCTGCCTGCTGGAGATGGGGCGGATCTGCGCGCCGGGGACCGGCCGGGCCGTGCTGCTCACGCAGGACAAGAAGTGCTTTGCCAAG GCCTTGTCGCGAGTGGGACACATCTGGCGCAAAGCTCAGACCGTCTGGGTGAACGTCGGGGGACTTCATGCTGCTGTGTATCTTCTGAAACGCACCTGGGAGagggcagaggaaaagagaTCATTCTGGTAA
- the IRAK2 gene encoding interleukin-1 receptor-associated kinase-like 2 isoform X1, whose translation MAAAGTKGALKRDCEAMTLQQPPLAPRGASAPVLYVHSMPAWVLEDFCRKMDCLSDYDWMRFASYVITDQTELRKIKCLEKTGISITRELMWWWGVRLATVPQLLDLLQGLQLYRAAQVILDWTSASNINITSSEKEELVEPPKQENIPVTPPENKTREREREISPMPSPDSSHPGVSPAASGTVSEGALYSLPSPPPPPRDLLTSLQSNPPVSSSVKPCSSSAPQQETMTDLPSGSLLWTQREVTAATNSFSDKSRICEGTFADVYKGQRNNILYVIKRLKEMECTSPNSTQRFFHTEVQICFRCCHVNILQLLGFSVETGLHCLIYPYLPNGSLQNKLQCRDDSAPLTWETRISISIGLIRAVEYLHNSGILHGNIKSSNVLLDENLTPKLGHSGLRLYSADKKSECAVMKTKVLQASLTYLPEDFVRHGQLTAKVDVFSCGVVLAEILTGIKALDEGRHPIYLKDMIADEIQTAKESSHSKVKSVEKLAAKEICCKYLDRNAGHLLEEVAIDFASAICFCLRKKNSSIAEVLEIMEMAENKLREHYICGSSISGFSMNTPEETDDEIASVSTDIPSAGESRGASAQAAMPSSATPRTALLGAPSPHMDCGQLSRVPCESDESTSFIWNPSDRSTDELPGSSCNNSENTAASDYRTKQEKPANGLQERNAACGKREDVFAAAAAAQSTLRQTDAELDSSCSSQAVARETSWKIKINDKKKKLMENILLYEEDKLNSSELFES comes from the exons ATGGCCGCGGCAGGGACAAAGGGCGCTCTGAAGCGGGACTGTGAGGCCATGACCCTGCAGCAGCCGCCCCTGGCCCCTCGCGGGGCCTCGGCCCCGGTGCTGTACGTGCACAGCATGCCGGCCTGGGTGCTGGAGGATTTCTGTCGCAAGATGGACTGCCTCAGCGACTACGACTGGATGCGGTTCG CCTCCTACGTGATAACTGATCAAACAGAGCTACGGAAAATCAAGTGCCTGGAGAAGACGGGGATCAGCATCACGCGGGAGCTGATGTGGTGGTGGGGAGTGAGGCTGGCGACGGTGCCGCAGCTCCTGGacctgctgcaggggctgcagctctaCCGGGCGGCCCAGGTCATCCTGGACT GGACATCAGCCTCTAACATTAACATTACCAGCTCTGAAAAAGAAGAGCTGGTAGAGCCTCCTAAGCAGGAGAACATACCTGTAACTCCCCCGGAAAACAAAacgagagagagagaaagagagataaGTCCGATGCCATCACCAGACTCTTCACATCCGGGAGTATCACCAGCAG CTTCAGGTACTGTTTCTGAAGGAGCCTTGTATTCACTCCCTTCTCCACCACCTCCCCCAAGAGACCTTTTGACATCCTTGCAGTCAAACCCTCCTGTTTCATCAAGTGTGAAG CcttgcagctcttctgctcctcagcaggagACAATGACGGATCTCCCCAGCGGGAGTCTCCTGTGGACACAGAGGGAAGTCACTGCTGCCACCAACAGCTTCAGCGACAAGAGCAGGATTTGTGAAGGTACTTTTGCAGATGTCTACAAAGGTCAGAGGAACAACATACTGTATGTCATCAAAAGACTGAAAGAG atggaATGCACAAGCCCAAATTCCACCCAGAGATTCTTTCATACAGAAGTACAGATTTGCTTTCG GTGTTGTCATGTCAACATTTTGCAGCTGCTGGGTTTCTCAGTAGAAACTGGATTGCACTGTCTGATATATCCATACCTACCTAATGGATCACTGCAAAACAAACTTCAGTGTCGA GATGACTCTGCTCCACTGACTTGGGAGACACGAATTAGCATTTCCATAGGTCTCATCCGAGCTGTAGAGTATTTACATAATTCTGGAATTCTTCATGGGAATATCAAAAG CTCGAATGTCTTGCTGGATGAAAACCTTACACCAAAGCTTGGACATTCAGGTCTGCGATTGTATTCTGCTGATAAAAAATCAGAATGTGCTGTGATGAAAACCAAAGTCCTGCAGGCTTCTCTTACCTACTTGCCGGAAGATTTTGTCAGACACGGGCAGTTAACAGCAAAAGTTGATGTATTCAGCTGTGGTGTG GTCTTAGCAGAGATACTGACAGGGATTAAGGCATTGGACGAAGGAAGACACCCTATTTATCTG AAAGATATGATTGCTGATGAAAttcaaacagcaaaagaaagctCACACTCCAAAGTAAAAAGTGTTGAAAAGCTGGCTGCCAAGGAAATATGCTGTAAATATCTAGACAGGAACGCAGGACACTTGCTGGAAGAGGTTGCTATTGATTTTGCCTCAGCCATCTGCTTTTGTCTGAGAAAGAAGAATTCAAGCATAGCAGag GTGCTCGAAATTATGGAAAtggctgaaaataaattaagagaGCATTACATCTGTGGAAGCAGCATTTCTGGCTTCTCCATGAACACTCCAGAAGAAACTGATGACGAGATAGCCAGTGTCAGCACAGACATTCCTTCTgcaggggagagcagagggGCCAGCGCGCAGGCAGCGATGCCGAGCAGTGCCACCCCGCGCACAGCGCTGCTGGGAGCCCCATCGCCCCACATGGACTGCGGACAGCTGTCCAGGGTCCCTTGTGAGTCTGATGAGTCAACCAGCTTTATCTGGAATCCTTCAGACAGATCTACAGATGagctgcctggcagcagctgcaacaATTCCGAAAACACGGCAGCCTCTGATTACAGGACCAAGCAGGAGAAACCTGCAAACGGACTCCAGGAAAGGAATGCAGCATGTGGTAAACGTGAGGACGTCTtcgcagcagcagctgctgcacagagcACCTTGCGACAAACCGACGCAGAGCTTGACTCTTCGTGCTCCTCACAAG cagtaGCCAGAGAGACATCttggaaaataaagataaatgataaaaaaaagaagctcatggaaaatattttgctgtatgAAGAAGACAAATTAAACAGTTCTGAACTTTTTGAATCATAA
- the GHRL gene encoding appetite-regulating hormone produces MFLRSALLGIILFSILWTETTLAGSSFLSPEYKKLQQQNYPQKPTAQLHRRGTEGFWDPDEAEAEDDGNSIEIKFNVPFEIGVRITEEEYQEYGQVLEKMLGDTLGVSAQATQLKN; encoded by the exons ATGTTTCTCAGAAGTGCTCTGCTGGGAATTATTCTTTTCAGCATCCTCTGGACAGAAACTACTCTGGCTGGCTCCAGTTTTTTAAGCCCTGAATATAAAAAGCTACAG CAACAAAATTACCCCCAAAAACCCACCGCACAATTACATCGTCGAGGCACAGAAGGCTTTTGGGATCCAGATGAAGCAGAGGCAGAAGACGATGGAAACAGTATTGAAATTAAG tTTAATGTCCCCTTTGAAATCGGTGTCAGGATAACAGAAGAAGAGTATCAAGAATACGGACAAGTGCTGGAGAAGATGCTAGGGGACACGCTTGGAGTGAGTGCTCAAG cAACTCAGCTGAAAAACTGA
- the VHL gene encoding von Hippel-Lindau disease tumor suppressor codes for MAPPGPGPERGGGPCLRSVNTRELSQVVFNNRSPRSVLPVWVDFEGRPCSYPVLQPRTGRLMHSYRGHLWLFRDAGTNDGLLVNKQELFVAAPNVSTADITLPVFTLKERCLQVVRSLVKPMDYRKLDIVRSLYEELEDHPDIRKDLQRLSLERSATLRNGILE; via the exons ATGGCGCCGCCAGGGCCGGGcccggagcggggcggcgggcccTGCCTGCGCTCCGTCAACACGCGGGAGCTCTCCCAGGTCGTCTTCAACAACCGCAGCCCGCGCTCCGTTCTCCCCGTCTGGGTGGACTTCGAGGGCAGGCCGTGTTCCTACCCGGTGCTGCAGCCGCGCACCGGGCGGCTCATGCACAGCTACCGGG GTCACCTCTGGCTGTTCCGGGACGCGGGGACCAACGACGGGCTCCTTGTCAACAAGCAGGAGCTGTTTGTGGCGGCTCCCAACGTGAGCACGGCAGACATCACGCTGCCAG TGTTCACCCTGAAGGAGAGATGTCTGCAGGTTGTGCGCAGTCTGGTCAAACCGATGGATTACAGGAAACTGGACATTGTTCGATCCTTATACGAAGAGCTGGAAGATCATCCTGATATTAGGAAGGATCTTCAGCGGCTTTCTCTGGAGAGAAGTGCAACACTGAGGAACGGAATTCTGGAATAA